The Rhipicephalus sanguineus isolate Rsan-2018 chromosome 4, BIME_Rsan_1.4, whole genome shotgun sequence DNA window aatttgttgatgacagagagcggcaagttcactggaatgcaaagggaacgataattaaggagcattaaaaaaaagacgtCCCATTTgatcacgttttgtgtgagcaccaaacgaaacgaatgcactgaataaagaaacagaagcagcggcatttgcccgctgagaagaccgatcaatacacagtgcgagacaacttgtcaaatgagattgaaacgtacccgaatttagaccgaaaaaaaaaacagtgaatcgtcgggacggcagatcacaaagttgccatgcgcaccgaagccgcagttgtaacgaaattgtttttgaactgctctgatagtgtCCGCGCAAcattagttgtttgtgtactcacaaattctcatatttcatgcctaaagttcacagcgtggtgccaaaacgcgctcgtagcaaaagcgaaaccatcagtacgaacatacatgcagacgctcatacatgcagaggcaccgtcagtcgtcgcgaacccgtgcgatcgctggcttgaggcttctttctgttatgctccgtttggttacacaggcaatctactctaacgagataatTCACGTAGTTTTCACTCAGCCagcgactacctttcacgcaagaagccagtTCAGGAGTcaccaacgcggtgaccgcgtgaagcgggtgctcggttttctgcaaaaagacagcgactgtagactgtcttgtactttcagttcatcgaagatgattattttgacactaaagaacacagttcctttcgaaagtacttacagaaatgccctggagggcttccgcgaggtgtttttgtagagcgccgacagcaaaacctatggggagcgcgccggcggtatcctacctagcacgcaatcgaggcgcgtccgatagagggcgattCCGTacctcctcgaggccaatactgatAAGATTTGCTCTACTGAGCTTCAAGGTAGCATGGTTTGCAAAACGTGCcgagctaagaaaaaaaaaaacagtaatatcCAGCTATTTGATAACCTAACTCCTGTAAGCCAAAAAGCTTCTTTGGATGGCAAAGACTAGAGCCGCCGAGATCATCTGTCGATTCACTTGTCTTCTCAGGGAAAGGCTTTTGTCAGAAATAATTCAGAAGCGCGTGCAATCCGAATCGCATCTGAAGCTGATCTAGACAAGATTGTTTAAACGCTTACTATACCTATTGCCCccctttcttttacttttttctgTTTCGATGAACAAATCGATACATCACTGTTGTGTATCAACATCccagacaacgcaaaggcatcctagggacatccaaatgacgtcccttttgggagttcgggacttccaaaagacgtcccacacaaggtggaaaaacatcccaagtgatacaaaaaaagacctttttgggatgtcccaaaactgcatgcgtTTGGGATGTTATTGGGACATGTGGCCACTTTTTACTTCAGGGATATTTCAAAAGGGTGGGACATCTGCTCCCCTAACATGTTAACTTGCTTTATCGCGCTCGACCACACCCTACCTGAGAGAGCCATGCAGTTGCCTCTCCAGGAAAGCATATTCCTCATCCAACCAGCCCACTTTTTTTTCACATGGATAACTATATCACTTAAAGCCTAGCCCATTCTTTGGAAACAAAGGAGCATGCATGGAACATGAAGTGaccagcaaaaatgatttattTCCTCGTACATGTCATCAGAAACCAGCTTCTTCATCGTTGCTAGTAGGGGGTCTTCGGTGGCCCGCTGCTGCTCTCTCAGCAGCATGTCGAAACCACGTCATCGCTGCCTTCTCAACATTCTTCAGTGTTGCCTCTTCCTGATTTTTTGTAGTAGTGGTCAGACAAGCTGTGCAAGGAAAAATTATTTTAAGAGGTCGAAGAAATTATACCAAAGCAGGAAATGAAAGTGGCATGCAGACTTACTGCAGAGAATTTGGCAAATGTTCAACTCGCTGAACTTTCTTTTCCCCTTTGCACCATACCAGCTGAACTGCTTTGCGAGGTCCCATGTCATCAGGCTCTTCAAGATACGAGTTGTCTTCTGTCTCACTGAGTCGCCCCCTTGAATAATCATGTGCCTTTTCTAGTAAATGAGATAAATGGAAAATACAGCTCAGTACAGAAATGCCCTCATGACATGCAACATATTTTCATCAAGACGATGGTTGCATGTAGAGCTTGGATACAACATATTTTTGGTGAAAATTGTATACAAATGAAATAAAGTAGTTTTATTACCATTTGAAGCTTTGCCTCCTTGTCACTTGCCACCTGCCCGTCCCACTCGAGCAGATCGCGTACTGTTTGAAATGGCAGGTCAGGAAGCAGCCTCCTCTCTTCTACACATGTGTCCTCCGATTTATTTCTTAGCTCAGCGAGCAGCTGCGTTTGTGTTTGCTGTGCCACTTTGATTTGGTTCAGCATGCACAGCACCCTTtccataaaagctgaaaaaatGATCTCCTGTTAAGGTCACTGGTACGAAGATATCTAAGATTTAAATCAAATGGGTGAGTTATTGATGCCTGATAACATCACTTGGACAGAATGAATTGCATGCGCCTCTGAGTAACTTCTGCGTAAAGCCTTTCGGAACTCTGCAACTTGAGTAACATACCAAACACAAACTGTCAGAGTTATTGCTGGCAAACAAAGAGAGCAATGTTGAACGATATGCAAGACTAGACTGGGCCTCATGATTCTGATCTCTGTAAAGCTGATCAGAATTCAGTAAATTAAAAAACACATTAAGCAGAAACTGTCAAAGCAGCTAAGAGAGGCTGCATGAATGCATACATATGCACACACAAGAAAATCGTGAACAGGAATATAGGTTGTCTTGTGTCTGCAAAGACGGCGTTAAACCTCATTCCAGGGGTGCGAATTCCCTTTACTTTATCAACACTAAAAGCATGCAAAGAATGACAGAGAACTTTATATTTTCGAGCGTATCTGGGGCGCACACTTTCAAGTGCAGAGACTTCCAGTTGGTGCCCTGCAGCAGGGCTTGCAGCGGCAGCTcaggacaacaaaaacaaagactGCATGAACGCGTACATACTGCACACACAAGAAAATCGTCAACAGGAATATAGGTTGTCTTGTGTCTGAAAAGACGGCGTTAAACCTCATTCCAGGGGCACAAATTCCCTTTACTTTATCAACACCAAAAGCACATGAGAATGACAAAGAACTTGATATTTAcaagcatatctgaggcgcacacTTTCAATCGCGGAGACTTCCAGGTGGTGTCCTGCAGCAGGGGTTGCAGCggcagctgaggacaacaaaaacaaagactGCATGAACGCGTACatactgcacacacaaacacacaagaaaATCAGATGTAAATTGAGGGCAAGTCAGTCTTGTTTGCAGCAATGCTTCATGTTCACAGAGCACTACAAATGGTTAAAGAAATATTTGCTTGACGGATGCATTTGACCATTCTAAATTTTTTGTTTATGTTTCTATGTCAGTTAATGTGAAAAACATGTTCCACAAACCTCTGAAGTGTTTTTTTTGACGACCAGGTCTCCTCAACAATCCAGATGATGCTGGATCATAAGAACCTGAAAATTAATTTGAAGACAAAGCTTTTAACCCACACACATTTGCATTGTGCTGCTCAAATGCTTATAATGCAAACTTTTAATTAAGACAGGAGGCTTGCAAGTTGCAGCACAACGCAAAACTGCTAAAAAGATCAAAGTATCAGTATACTACGATAATTCATAGCAACTCAGTCTCAACCTTTAGGGTgcatgcacatgcacacacagcCATAAAACAACTTTCATACCATTTTTTGTCATCATTTGAGGTGGTGTCGGCGGTCTCGGCGGTTCGTAGTCTCCGTCATCGCCGGAACTATCTGTTTCATCCTGGCCTTCATAGTCGGAAGGCAGGGcagttcgtttttttcttttacctcGGCCCAATTCCTCCTCACAGCTAACATCTGAATGATACTCTAAATGTCGCTGCTTCTCTAATGCCACCTCGTACGTTTCTGAAAAATATATGTATTTAGTACAGGGAACGCAAGCAGTATAAGTGCAATCATACCAGCCCAGGCTTTTACTTCACAATTTGCTTGCACCCAGTCAAGTGACGGCGGTGCTCCCCCGGTGATGGCACGATGCAGTTTGGTTGTGCTTTTGAATGTTGGCCAATACGTCAGGTTTCTACCGTCATTTAACCACGATGCATGTACAACAGCTAAGCTGCAGTCCTCTTCCGGGAACTCAACTACAGCGAATCTGCCAACTCAATACATAAAGCAAAGCATAGTAGAACACACAGCTTCAACATATCCAAGAAAGGCAACAAGCAACACAAAAGAGAGGGTTACACAAACAATAACTATTGTAGTAAGGCTAATAACTGAGCAAGTTTGTATGTACCCATAATTAGACGTTTTTAGcgtgcacaaaagacaaggacaagtcTCTacctttcttgtccttgtcttttgtgcgtgcTAAAAAGTTTTAATTATGGAAACAATAACTAGTTTACTCAGCTTTGTTGTTGCAGGCTTGTTCCATTTCAGTCTATTTATCATGTCTTGTTCCTAGTAGCTCGGGGTTATACAAAAGCTTATAAAATAGGTTAAGTATAGAGAGTTGTACACAGGATAGAAAGAACCTAATCGCAGGCCCACTAGTGATTATGGGTAGACTGCTGAGCTTGCAAAGAAAGAGACGGTCTAAGACAATGAAGAGATCCCTTTTATGAACAATATAAAGTTAGACGCAGCTATTTGAAGATGAAGAAATAAAATTACAAAGCATAAATAGAACACTCAATAGCACTTCAACAAATATCACTGTAGATGTCTCATTGGAAATACAGCATACTTTCTCCCAGAAGGCAGCCTCACACATTTCAGTGCAATATCTGAAACGGGCCAGAAGCATAGCTCTGAGAGCTTGGAAGCTAAAAATATGTTAATGAGAGAGGAGTTGCATGGATAAGTATAAAGGTCTTCCAGTTTTTCATACTTCCTCCCAATAAGCACTGGCTCGTGGCTTACACCAAAAAATGCGAAGTTCTCGACTTTGACAACACTGTGATCATGTAACGTGCACGTGCAGTCTTTCTTGTTCGCTTTTATAGTGACATGCTGAGAAAACTTGAAACCTTTGAATTGAGGTCCTACACAACCTAGCAGAAGTGGTCCATTATCATGCCTTGAAAGCAGCTTTTGAACTTCTGCGTAATTTCCAGTGCTTGGATTAATAGCAACAGAACTTTCAGATCTGCCAACTACACCAGCCAATGCTCGCTCTTCCATCATTCTATTGTAAAGCTGATGGAGAGGCTTTTCAGGCTTTCTGACGCACTTTTTGAGTCTAGGCATGTAGTTCTCAAAAGGAAAGCACCGTAGCCATGCAGAGGCCCATGAATTCGAACGTCATCCACGACGTGCACCAAACAGTGAACATTCAGTGAAACAGCGTGATCACCATATAGTGTAATGAATACATTAACAAAGTGCACTAACAATCTCTCTGCATACTCCAGGTGCTCGGCACATGACAGCGGACTGCACAGAATGCTCATAACAGTATGCAATGTCATGAAATTATCTGCCACTTGGTCAGGTATATCAGATTTTAAGACCACTGGACCAATATAGAGCAAAAAAAGGCGGAACTCTGAAGCCTTCCACCTGTCAATGTCTGAGAGACTTCTGGGCTTTCGGGACATTTCTGATGTCACGTAGTGTCGAATTTCAACACTTGCTCCGGACACACTCTCTCTCGATCTTTTCCCTATTCTGTAGGCTTTCTCCCCTTTCATCCATAGCAGCAAGAGCTTACGAACAACACCTAGACATGCAAGGTGCATGTAGTCACGAGGCACCTGCTTAATCAAGTCTATTGGAAGCTCCTTGAGAATTGTTTCCGAAAGGTGGTGATCTTCTTGATCTGCATCCCGaaagcttgaatccgttcgcaaTGGAGCATTAAGTTCGGGGAAGCACATACGACCATGCTTATAGTCTCCTTCTGTTGTGCACTTAGGACAACTGAAATAACCACTGTGGCCCTTAATGCCAAGAATATAAGCCTTAGCTGGAGCATCACAGATTATTGCCCCAAGTTCCACACGGATAACCCTGTCTTTCACAGAAACACCTTCATGTAGGGCTGCTTTCATATCCAACACAAACTGACGCAGGAAGACATTTGGCTCTAAAGCCTTGGACTGTCCATAATAAATACCAATTGGAAATGGTGTACTGCCTTCACAATTTGCTGCTCTACAGAGAATGGGCCAAAACTGGTCTCGGGTGCTTTTGGTCAAGGGAAGTCCATCTACATTGATATGAAGAATGACTGGGTCTGGCACAGACATAACATTTTTCAAAGcgtcctgaagactttcactcaaaCCAAAATGACAATATTGGCCTGAACCCATTGGTCTAACATCTTCTGCTGACCTTGGCGTTGACAGAAGAGCCCTAGCAGTTTTCGGGAAGCTAGAAAAGCAAGTGTGCGAGCGCAAAACCTGCAATAAACCTGTGACAGTATTATGTGGTACATCTCTCTCTATgcaccaaacctgcaacctttctTTGAACGAGAGTGCATTTGCTTGCTCTCCTTGAGTAAATTTGCTGCCTCGTGGAGAGCTCGGCTCCTCATCAGAACTGTAAGTGCAGGGCCCGCGATCACCTGAAGGGCTGTTAATACTTGAATGAGCGTCGTCAGTGCTCACATCTGCCTGCGGAAATTCAAGCGTGGAAAGTGTGCGACAACCAAGCCCAGCAACAGGGTTGGACAATGAGGCCGGCGGAGTTGCTGAGCCATCCATAGCTAAGTGAGCATTGGAGGCATTAGTTAAGCGTGAATCTGTTACTCCAGCCGACAGTATCTCGTTTAGATCGTTCtgcacggcacggcgcacgcGCCGGTATGCAGTCATTCGAGGCAGAGGAGCAGCCATTGTTCCACGATCGCGGTGTCAATCTACGCACGTGGCCGACAACAGCAAATCAGTAAATCATTGAATAGTCACCAGCGTACTGTCATCGCATAAATTGTGACATCAGTAGTTTCTGCGGAAGCTAAATCAAATCGCAtcacaaataaaacttactccCACGTGCCATGCTTGCTGCGAGGGTCCAGCGTACGCCAGCACTGCGTGGTGGAAAGACAAATAAGTGCTAAGAATGCGCTCATATTGCAGTTATCCAGGCATGTAGAAAACACTTACCGAAGAGGTGGACAAACGTTGAAAAGGTCGATCTTTCAACAAGGCAAACACGGCATGCCCGCTGATGAATTAACCAAACGTCACGTACAAAACACGAGGCCAGCTACAAAGGACACCTGTACCTGTACGAACCGTATAGCTTTGACGATCTACGAGCACTGAGACAACGAAGAGTCCGAACTGTCTCAACCATGAACTGTCCGAGCATGGCGATGGCGATGGCGATCTGGCTATACCCTTTGAATCGGGTCGCCTGCGCTCAATGCgcggcgtagccgggggggggggggaagaaaaagaagaagaagaagaaggaaaaagaaacgtaTTTCAGAGCATCGCGGCTCCAAGACATTCCCGGAAACATGGGCACGGGAGTCACCGCGGCGCACCATACCGCCCCCAGTGTTCCAACCGTTGTTTGGTTAACTCCACATATGTTCTGGCGCCTTTACGCTGGTCTTCTCCTTCGACAAAACCGAGTGCCGTCTGTAGTGATGTTGTCTCGGAGGGTGGGTGGATCTTCGGACACTGGAGGACTATGTGTTCGATTGTTTCCTCTGCTGCATTGCAAAGGATGCATTGCGTCTGCTGCCTGTCAACATAGTGTGCCCTCCATTGTCGAGTACGTAGCACGCCAGATCGTGCCTCCGCCAACAGACCACTTCCTCGTGAATTGTCGAAAAAAGCCTCCTTGGCGATGTCTCCCTTCCCCATCATGTACACAGTCATAGACGACTTCTTTTCGGCCGTTCTCACCCACTCTTCCCTTTCCTGCTGCCGCACCAGCTGCCTTGTACTGACCGCTGGCACTGCCACCTTCACTCGCCCTGCGTGGATTCCAGACAGACAGTGGGGAGGTGATATCGGTCCCGCAGGCTTCGTGTGCGACGTGCCCACTTTGTTGAGCAGCTGGCAAAGTTGGTGTGCACCCACACCTGTCGCGCGAGATTGGCACTGGGGAGGCGCATGAAACGCTTCTCATACGTTGCCTTAGCCACCGCCTCACGAGCCACGAAGGAGGACCACCCCACGTCTCCCTGTATCGCCTCAATAGGTGTCTGTCGGTGCACGCCCAGGGCTACTCGGCCGGCTTCTCTTTGACGTCTTTCCAGAAATTCTCTTGTACCAGATGAGATGCACAGCACCGCATTCCCATACGTCAGCCCCGGTACCGCTACCATCTTCCACAGCCCCCTCATCACTTCGTACCTGTTGAAGGCCCACAACGTCTGCCTACCCAAGATGCCCCGGTATCTTGTTGCCTTCATCCTCAGTGCGTGCTCGTGCTGCTCAAGATATCTGGGCCCTGTGTTCAAGTGTACTCCGAGGTACTTCACCCTGTCCGTGCACTGTAGGGTGCTTCCTTGTAGAGACCATGCTTCCCCGGAGTAGCTCTTCGGCCCCCATACCATGACGCCGCACTTTTGTGGGTTGAACCGCAGATGGAGTGTGGCCATTGTGTCCCCACATATGTCCAGCAAAGCCTGGAGCTCGTCCGGTGAGTGTGCCAGCAACgcaatgtcgtctgcgtatatcaGCGCTGGGACCCTCGTCGTCACTGCCCTCCCCTGCTCATTGTGCCGCAGTGCGTACCCGCACCCTGATGCTTCCAGCTTTTGGGATAAACCTACAATGTAGAGCATGAAGAGCAGCGGCGACAAAGGACACCCTTGCCGAAGTCCACACTTACTCTTCACAGATGCTGTCATGTGGCCCCCCCCCAGTCCGCCCTGGCCGTTACCCCTTCATACAGTGACCTGAGGATATCCAGGTCCTCTTCCTCAAGACCGTTGCAGAATATCCCAGAGCACTGGCCGATGCACACAGTCATATGCTTTCGATATGTCCAGAAAAGCCACCAGTAATGGGCTCCGATTCTGTTCAGCAATTTCGATGCATTGtgtcaaaataaataaattatcttCAATGCGTGTGCCCGTACGAAAGCCCATCTGGAACTCTCCCAGCACACCTGTTAGCTCTGCCCATCGTTGTAACCTTGCCCTGACCACCTGTGTAAACATTCTGTACAAAAATGGTGTCACTGCAATGGGTCTGTAGTTCTTCAGGTCTCTTTTGTCACCTGACCCCTTGTACAAAGGAATCACCCTGCTCTCTTTCCATGATTCTGGGATTCCATGATGCCGCGCGCGATGATGGCGATGGCAGTGGCTGCGCAGTGCTCGCAGGAGTTGGCTGGCAGTAAGATTAAAAAATACTTCCGCATTAAGCctacccaggtgaaaatgagtaactgggaatccaactggtttcaactggtatcaactgggaccaaatggttccagttgggaaacaactggtcccagttgattccagttgcaactggtcccagttagcagctggtcccagttacaactcaactggtcccagttaattccagttgcaactggtcccagttagcagctggttccagttacagctcaactggccaccaacgggaaccatgaccagttgaactggaagaagctgatcccagttggaaaccataaccagttaaattggaagcaagtggtcccagttgcgccctaactggaagtgcgaccagttgtcctggttgtacggttcttcaaagtgaaagaagaaagataattgaacgcatacgcagcattgctgcacttgagtaaatgggttttatctaagagctttttgtgtcctattcgcagaagggtaccatcactggcctagtaatattcctaggacaatgagagaataagaaaatagcatctcatggtttgcgaatgaattatcttttcttgtttagacgtcatcctcttcgtgttgtttaaaccccattacattaatGTATACAGCCTTACCTCAcctgatatatatgtattttttaaaatcatatcatcgtggattattccgttgcgcaaatgcgcaacacagtgcacacaagcgtacgcttgttttagcatcggtacattcaactaacattaaaaagctgttgtcaatctttttacgtccatcacggtgacaatacgcgcaaccgaggcgggagcatgccatgcttaatagtcttgtgtgcagcacagcggttacttccgtaCGAGAACGAAAAATGGAGTAGCGCCAGTGCCGAAagctaccacagctgagactgccgacatgctgccgacacaaacccacccacaaaccgttgcacaaacgcagcctctctacatcgactgccgtcacattagtcccgtatctcataggctcaaacattgaacgaagcagtaaagtaatcaagcataaagattacatataaaataaactgaaatgaattatttcgtgccaattcggcaatatttaatggaagaaagaaactggataacaaagacataaaatttagaaaaacagcgatgctagtttcgtacaccacatgggacgagggctagctaccgagcgctcggtggtccgtggtcgcgctgcttagttgtgctgtttttcaaaaggaacatgcagtcatggcgtgcgtaaattagactttgtcgaattagtgttcggcagcttcatctgtggaagactttgacttcaggcaaacgccggacaagtgtttacgcctgtgacaagacggatatatggacccattgtgtgcggaatgctgcctgccaattgtcagcgatgcagccgtttgaaggtaattataccatttatgcttcgagtgctagttgttcagtatatcctagagaagatgtagatataatgcaggcagagtgctttgagtgttcagacgatggaacgttgcattgtaaagaaatgctttctatactgctctagctaagtttgtttatgggtttgtgcggagtgaaacttgctgccatttgtttgggagcatcacagaaaatgagtgccgtgcaatacttgtgctttgaacggcatgctaaataactatgaagtgtactcgtaactctgtccgcgacgttcaaagaaagcgctaagggcccgtatttgcactctaaatgaatatttctgaacctgttgcatgtgtaggcatatgaattcgagtgaaaataatggtgtttttttattattttttgctgatgatatataaactcgacttctaaaaattcggaatagttgcagcgcatgatctctgtagacactgtttgtcgtgtgaattgttagaaggtaggtctgctgtgtatatctataaattgatatgactgttctgagacatgcatgaaacatgttacctcttattttgctgcaacgctgtttcattggtcacgggtgaatggcacagattcatcagctgcgcagcccgaaacttcaccagtatattggttgagaaaatacagcactgcatgaaagccgagcggaggaaatctttgcactgaatgtgcaCCCACGCAAAAGGAACCTCGGCGAAGACCCCAAACCCGCACTGACCCCGGAGAAGGTCAACGTCGTTGGAGGTTGGTCTACCGTGTATATACCTTGTGGTGAATTATTATTACTAATACTTTGAATCTGTTTAACAAGGTATGAACTCTTTATTTTTCAGCGACCCTTGCCCATTGGGCCCGCTCAACAAAAAATGAAGCGCTGGCGGCAGCAACCAACTTGACCAATGTGCTGTCTGAAAAAATCCAGGATAGTGTGAAGGCAGCTGAGCGCCGAAGAGAAAGGGAGGTTGTGCGCAGTCCGGcattatgaacatttttttttccgcaaGCTTATTTTGAACTGTAATTTATTGGTTTCAATAAATATATATTAAAACCTTAAATGCTTCTTTCGAATGTCTTAGGTGTTATCACAATAATCCACAAGTTCAAGTGTACTTGAGCTGACTGGAGTATGATTACATCGGTGCACGGAGACAGGTCCCAGATGGCAtctggaaccagtaggcaactggaaccagaaggcaactggaaccagtaggcaaGTGGAACCAGTAGGCAAGTGGAACCAGTAGGCAACcggaaccagtaggcaactggaaccagtaggcaactgAGACCATTTGGCAACTGGGACCAGTTAGGtactggaaatgtgttccttaaaccatttgagctggaaccagttgaaaccagttggattcccagttacacattttcactagGGTAAGAAACAAAACATTCAAATAACATCATCTCATTTAATTCTTCTAAATTTATTACGTTTGTGGTAAACATATGTCACTCTATCATAAGCATACGTATTTTTATAAATACGACACCACCGCTCGGGCTGTGCTGTTTTCTCTTTCACGaaaagagggaaagggaagtgctggcaggaggtttttggctaaCGCGCAACTTTGGCATGTTTCTAGAGAAGGCTTCGGCGCTTCGGCGCTTCGGCGCGGCGTGTGTGAGCGTAATGGCGTGAGAACGTACGTCGTACCGCCTGACTGCGCTCAGCAAGCCTCATATAACGTGGTGCGACACTtatagaaataaaataaaaacaatttCACAAAAAACGCGGATAAATTATTTTTCATGTgcatgtacacaattgtgcacgCGCGCCAACTTCAATTTCCGATCATTTAGGATGGCCACTTTTCAACACGGTATCCGTTATTTCACCGCTGATTTGAAATCCCAATCAGATCCTACAAGGGATGTTTTAGGAATGATCCCATGGCACATGTCTAAAGGACATCCTAAAAACCACCCTGTTGGGATGTGGGACG harbors:
- the LOC119391913 gene encoding uncharacterized protein LOC119391913, which gives rise to MTASVKSKCGLRQGCPLSPLLFMLYIVGLSQKLEASGCGYALRHNEQGRAVTTRVPALIYADDIALLAHSPDELQALLDICGDTMATLHLRFNPQKCGVMVWGPKSYSGEAWSLQGSTLQCTDRVKYLGVHLNTGPRYLEQHEHALRMKATRYRGILGRQTLWAFNRYEVMRGLWKMVAVPGLTYGNAVLCISSGTREFLERRQREAGRVALGVHRQTPIEAIQGDVGWSSFVAREAVAKATYEKRFMRLPSANLARQVWVHTNFASCSTKWARRTRSLRDRYHLPTVCLESTQGE